Within Candidatus Cybelea sp., the genomic segment CTCTCGCCTGGGGTTCCGCCGATTTCGCCCGTCGTTCGGGCGCTGCACGGGGCAAACGTTCCGGTCATCGGCGAGGTCGAACTGGCCTACCGCCTCTGCAAAGCGCCGATCATCGCCGTAACGGGAACCAAAGGTAAATCGACGACCACCGCACTGATCGGTCACCTGCTGCGCGCCTGCGGCTTGCGAACGCGCGTCGGCGGCAACATTGGGAATCCGCTGATTACCGAGGTCGTCGACGCGGAGAGCGATGAGTGGGTCGTAGCCGAAGTGTCGTCCTTTCAGCTCGAGACGATTCGCGCGTTCAAGCCGCGCGTCGCCGTTTTGCTCAACCTTGCGCCGGATCACCTCGACCGCTATCCCTCGATGGAGGAGTACGCCGAAGCGAAATACCGCATCTGCGCCAACCAATCGATGAGCGATTGGTTCGTCGGAAACCTCGACGACCCGCGAATCGAGGCGCTCGCGTGGCGCCACGGCGGCGCCCGCGTCCAAGCCAAGCAAATGTGGTTTACGCTCGGAAGCGGGGAGCGCGCGACGATCTATCTCCGCGACGGAAACCTCGTCTACGCGCCGGTATGCGGCGACCCTCGGCCGATCGTCTTGATGCCGTGCGGCGAAATCACGCTTTGCGGCCGGCATAACGTCCAAAACGTGATGGCCGCGCTGCTGGCCGCCTTGGCCGTCGGCTGCGACCCGGCGATGCTGCGGCGCGCGATCGCTTCGTTTGTGCCGATGCCGCACCGGCTCGAGCGCGTTGCCGAGATCGACGGCGTTCTCTACGTCGACGATTCTAAATCCACCAACCCCAGCTCCGTGATTGCCGCGCTGCGCAGTTACGAGCGGCCAATCGTACTCATCGCCGGCGGCCGGTCGAAGGGCAGCGAGTTCGACGAGCTCGGCGCGGAGATCGGCCGGCAGGTCAAAGCGCTCGTGGCGATCGGCGAGTCGGCGGGAGATATTCGCCGCGCGGCCGGGGGCGTCGTCTCCGTCGAAGCCGCTACGATGGAGGAGGCCGTAGACAAAGCGCGCGGCTTCGCCGCTTCGGGTGACGTCGTGCTGCTATCGCCCGGCTGCGCATCCTTCGACATGTTCGCGTCGGCGGAGGACCGGGGGCACCGCTTCGCGGCGGCCGTCGCTTCGCAGAAGGAGCCGGCGGGTGCATAGCGCGGCGACCCTTCGCAGCGACCGCCGGCCGAGCCAAGGGATTCGCTCGTTCGTCAACGCGCCGCTGGACGTTTGGCTCTTCACCTCGGTTGCGGCGCTCGTGGCGATTGGCCTCGTCATGGTCTTTTCCGCTTCGAGCGCGACCGCGTACGCCGAACACGGGGATATCGCCTATTATCTCAAGCGTCAATTGGTCTGGCTGGCGGTCGGGCTGGCCGGCGCTTACGCGTGTTATCGACTCGATTATCAGCGCCTGCGCGCGGCCGCGCCGTATCTGCTGATTGCGGCGATCGCCGGCCTTCTGCTTGTCTTCGTTCCGCACATCGGCGTCGGGGTAAACGGCGGCCGGCGCTGGCTGGGAACCGCCGGATTGAGCCTGCAGCCGTCGGAGTTTGCCAAACTGGCACTGGTGATCTATCTCGCGGCGGTGCTCTCCTCGCGCGGCGAACACATTACCTCGCTTTCGCGCGGTCTCTTTCCACTCTGCGTACCGATCGCGATCGTCACCGTGCTCGTGCTCAAAGAGCCGGATATGGGAACGGCGAGCCTGCTCTTTTTCGCGGCGTTCACCATGCTTTTCGCCGCCGGCGCGCGCCTCGTTCACCTCACGGCGATTGCACTCGCGACGGTGCCTTTCGCAGCACTGACGGTGCTCGCGAGCCCGTACCGGCGCGCGCGCATTTTCGCCTTCGT encodes:
- the murD gene encoding UDP-N-acetylmuramoyl-L-alanine--D-glutamate ligase, translating into MTDSFQLNAGSSLLVIGLGRSGLASLEVLARSDVRLFATDEKPVEARSDAVAAAEAFGAEFVEPEALNSILDRIDWAVLSPGVPPISPVVRALHGANVPVIGEVELAYRLCKAPIIAVTGTKGKSTTTALIGHLLRACGLRTRVGGNIGNPLITEVVDAESDEWVVAEVSSFQLETIRAFKPRVAVLLNLAPDHLDRYPSMEEYAEAKYRICANQSMSDWFVGNLDDPRIEALAWRHGGARVQAKQMWFTLGSGERATIYLRDGNLVYAPVCGDPRPIVLMPCGEITLCGRHNVQNVMAALLAALAVGCDPAMLRRAIASFVPMPHRLERVAEIDGVLYVDDSKSTNPSSVIAALRSYERPIVLIAGGRSKGSEFDELGAEIGRQVKALVAIGESAGDIRRAAGGVVSVEAATMEEAVDKARGFAASGDVVLLSPGCASFDMFASAEDRGHRFAAAVASQKEPAGA
- the ftsW gene encoding putative lipid II flippase FtsW, with the translated sequence MHSAATLRSDRRPSQGIRSFVNAPLDVWLFTSVAALVAIGLVMVFSASSATAYAEHGDIAYYLKRQLVWLAVGLAGAYACYRLDYQRLRAAAPYLLIAAIAGLLLVFVPHIGVGVNGGRRWLGTAGLSLQPSEFAKLALVIYLAAVLSSRGEHITSLSRGLFPLCVPIAIVTVLVLKEPDMGTASLLFFAAFTMLFAAGARLVHLTAIALATVPFAALTVLASPYRRARIFAFVDPWRDPLNTGFHIVQSLLALGSGGIFGVGLGASRAKFFYLPEQYTDFIFSVLGEELGLIGTLVVVALFLTLAYRAVKIALAAPDRFGFFLAIGCGAMIAIQAFVNIGVVSSSWPVTGVPLPFISFGGSSLVVSLIAVALIANVGRHRKIRNAS